In the genome of Bradyrhizobium sp. CIAT3101, one region contains:
- a CDS encoding ABC transporter ATP-binding protein — MDSVAQRLSAVGAGAALELRGVTRLFGALAALTDVTITVRPGERRAVLGSNGAGKTTLFNCITGDFPPTSGTIRFFGEDVTHFPPYERIRRGLRRTYQISALFPGLTVQDNVYLACRGVSRGRFSFLRPGQNDALMHAADGLVQAVHLTAVKDQRVAELAHGQQRQLEIALALAGAPRFVLFDEPAAGLSPTERAELVEILTSLPAHIGYIVIEHDMDVALRVVESVTMMHNGRIFKEGVPEEIQSDPEVQELYLGGGHE; from the coding sequence ATGGATAGCGTCGCCCAGCGCCTCTCCGCCGTCGGCGCCGGCGCGGCCCTCGAGCTCCGCGGTGTCACCCGGCTGTTCGGCGCGCTGGCGGCGCTGACCGACGTCACCATCACCGTGCGGCCCGGCGAGCGGCGCGCCGTGCTCGGCTCCAACGGCGCCGGCAAGACCACGCTGTTCAACTGCATCACCGGCGACTTTCCGCCGACATCGGGCACGATCCGCTTCTTCGGCGAGGACGTGACGCACTTCCCGCCCTATGAACGTATCCGCCGCGGGTTGCGGCGGACCTATCAGATCTCCGCACTGTTCCCCGGCCTCACGGTGCAGGACAATGTCTACCTCGCCTGCCGTGGCGTCTCGCGCGGACGGTTCTCGTTCCTGCGTCCCGGCCAGAACGATGCGCTGATGCACGCGGCCGACGGTCTCGTGCAGGCCGTGCACCTCACCGCGGTGAAGGATCAGCGCGTCGCCGAGCTCGCACATGGCCAGCAGCGCCAGCTCGAAATCGCGCTGGCGCTCGCCGGCGCGCCGCGCTTCGTGCTGTTCGACGAACCTGCCGCCGGTCTCTCACCGACTGAACGGGCCGAACTAGTCGAGATCCTGACCTCGCTGCCGGCGCATATCGGCTACATCGTCATCGAGCACGATATGGACGTGGCGCTGCGCGTCGTCGAGAGCGTCACGATGATGCATAACGGCCGCATCTTCAAGGAAGGCGTGCCGGAGGAGATCCAGTCCGACCCCGAGGTGCAGGAGCTTTATCTCGGAGGCGGCCATGAATGA
- a CDS encoding branched-chain amino acid ABC transporter permease, with protein MTRFVERHPAWALIVIIAVAVALWLIFAVWPLGLEEAIGRKRVFLNAVFNGITLGGLYFLVASGFTLIFGLMRNVNLAHGSLYLFGGYVGYAISASTGSWILSFIVAFILTALVGVLLQVLVFRRMEGQDLRQTMVTIGLSIVFADLMLWACGGDFYQIQTPNWLIGPIELPLITAVKSSGEPVYLRYPLVRLVIFLASVIIGIAMWLALNRTRIGMIIRAGVDDRDILAATGVRIQIVFVLVFALGAGLAGIAGVVGGTFQSLSPGEDIRFLLASLVVVIVGGMGSIPGAALGALIIGLAEQLGSVYIPTYAIVVTFLIMVLVLALRPQGLLARR; from the coding sequence ATGACCCGCTTTGTCGAACGCCATCCGGCATGGGCGCTGATTGTCATCATCGCCGTCGCAGTCGCGCTGTGGCTGATCTTCGCCGTATGGCCCCTGGGGCTTGAAGAGGCGATCGGTCGCAAGCGCGTGTTCCTCAACGCGGTCTTCAACGGCATCACGCTCGGCGGTCTCTATTTCCTCGTCGCCAGCGGCTTCACGCTGATCTTCGGCCTGATGCGCAACGTCAACCTCGCGCACGGCTCGCTCTATCTGTTCGGCGGCTATGTCGGCTACGCCATCAGCGCCTCGACCGGCTCCTGGATCCTGTCCTTCATCGTTGCCTTCATCCTGACGGCGCTGGTCGGCGTCCTGCTTCAGGTTCTGGTGTTCCGCCGCATGGAGGGCCAGGATCTGCGCCAGACCATGGTGACGATCGGGCTTTCGATCGTGTTCGCCGATCTCATGCTGTGGGCCTGCGGCGGCGACTTCTATCAGATCCAGACCCCGAACTGGCTGATCGGCCCCATCGAGCTGCCACTGATCACCGCGGTGAAATCCTCGGGCGAACCGGTCTATCTGCGCTATCCGCTGGTGCGGCTTGTGATCTTCCTGGCCTCCGTGATCATCGGCATCGCGATGTGGCTCGCGCTCAACCGCACCCGGATCGGCATGATCATCCGCGCCGGTGTCGACGATCGTGACATCCTTGCCGCGACTGGCGTGCGCATCCAGATCGTCTTCGTGCTGGTCTTCGCGCTCGGCGCCGGGCTTGCCGGCATCGCAGGCGTCGTGGGCGGCACCTTCCAGTCACTCTCCCCCGGTGAGGACATCCGTTTCCTGCTCGCATCCCTCGTGGTCGTGATCGTCGGCGGCATGGGCTCGATACCAGGCGCCGCGCTCGGCGCGCTGATCATCGGCCTCGCCGAGCAACTCGGCTCGGTCTACATCCCGACCTATGCCATCGTCGTGACGTTCCTGATCATGGTGCTGGTGCTGGCGCTTCGGCCGCAGGGCCTGCTCGCGAGGCGCTGA
- a CDS encoding branched-chain amino acid ABC transporter permease codes for MSVTHDARVQIHKPAPTAQRPAVRGWPDVNNPAAWIVAVILLIMPLIANGFFLIEIFATTLILGTIALSLMFLAGYGGMVSLMQLTIAGFCAYMVAVFGTSDNANISLGWPWWLAVPMALTLATIFGTLGGALAVRTEGIYTIMITLAIGAAFYYFTNQNWAIFNGHTGINNVGTPRFWGVNWRADIPFYYIVLAVAALCYFAVDYISRAPFGLALQGVRDNPRRMAALGFNVNAHRVAAYAVASFIAGLAGVLQVWNYRQISPGSVSVGACIDILIIAVVGGITRPVGPYIGALVFVLLRTFALDFLVKIGLDGNRFRLLIGLGFLAIVFWSSDGVIGLWQRWRQSQRPSSDRPGGGRGHG; via the coding sequence ATGTCCGTCACCCACGATGCCCGCGTCCAGATTCACAAGCCCGCCCCGACGGCACAGCGGCCGGCCGTACGCGGCTGGCCCGACGTCAACAATCCCGCGGCCTGGATCGTGGCGGTCATCCTCCTGATCATGCCGCTGATCGCCAACGGCTTCTTCCTGATCGAGATCTTCGCGACCACGCTGATCCTCGGCACCATCGCGCTCAGCTTGATGTTCCTGGCAGGTTACGGCGGCATGGTCAGCCTGATGCAGCTCACCATCGCAGGCTTCTGCGCCTACATGGTCGCGGTGTTCGGCACCAGCGACAACGCCAATATCAGCCTGGGCTGGCCGTGGTGGCTGGCGGTACCGATGGCGCTGACACTCGCAACCATCTTCGGCACGCTCGGCGGCGCACTCGCGGTGCGCACCGAGGGCATCTACACCATCATGATCACGCTCGCGATCGGCGCAGCCTTCTACTACTTCACCAACCAGAACTGGGCGATCTTCAACGGCCACACCGGCATCAACAACGTCGGGACGCCGCGCTTCTGGGGCGTCAACTGGCGCGCCGACATCCCCTTCTATTACATCGTGCTTGCAGTCGCCGCGCTCTGCTATTTTGCGGTCGACTACATCTCCCGGGCGCCGTTCGGGCTCGCGCTCCAGGGCGTGCGCGACAATCCGCGCCGCATGGCCGCGCTCGGCTTCAACGTCAATGCCCACCGCGTCGCCGCTTATGCGGTCGCGTCCTTCATCGCCGGGCTCGCGGGCGTGCTCCAGGTCTGGAATTATCGCCAGATCTCGCCCGGCTCGGTCAGTGTCGGCGCCTGCATCGATATCCTCATCATTGCTGTCGTCGGCGGCATCACCCGGCCGGTCGGCCCCTACATCGGTGCACTGGTGTTCGTGCTCCTGCGCACCTTCGCGCTGGATTTCCTGGTCAAGATCGGACTCGACGGCAACCGTTTCCGGCTGCTGATCGGACTTGGCTTCCTCGCCATCGTGTTCTGGTCGTCAGATGGCGTGATCGGCCTGTGGCAACGCTGGCGCCAGAGCCAACGTCCCTCGTCAGATCGCCCGGGCGGAGGGCGCGGCCATGGATAG
- a CDS encoding AraC family transcriptional regulator, whose product MSRALAVFHGRFGRATVYQLNRPFNIHAHREGHLIFHVGGRPACIDVNDGRYELTEGSVVAVNPWEPHNFLPSDLDGGAVFFVLYVNAEWFAPDAPGADRLRFGRTQFARSVALDKHIRHAAALVCGAPSLNSLDGELRSLIDICYDESWQQAELTRDPRANGSVTDFRVRKCIKMMSESPGAEIELDTIARESGLSRPHFYRLFRTQTGVTPHLYLNTLMMEQALEALVASEAPIADIGFDLGFSSQSGFTRFFAANVGMAPTDYRRAAKVLRG is encoded by the coding sequence ATGAGCCGGGCGCTCGCCGTCTTCCACGGCCGCTTCGGCCGGGCGACGGTCTATCAGTTGAACCGCCCCTTCAACATCCACGCACATCGCGAAGGTCATTTGATCTTCCATGTCGGGGGCCGTCCCGCATGTATCGATGTCAACGATGGACGTTACGAGCTCACCGAAGGCTCCGTCGTCGCGGTCAATCCGTGGGAGCCGCATAATTTCCTCCCGTCTGATCTCGACGGCGGCGCGGTCTTCTTCGTGCTCTATGTCAATGCGGAGTGGTTCGCGCCCGATGCGCCCGGCGCCGACCGCCTGCGCTTCGGACGCACCCAGTTCGCGCGATCGGTCGCACTGGACAAGCATATCCGGCACGCAGCGGCCCTTGTGTGCGGCGCACCCTCGCTGAATAGCCTCGATGGCGAGCTGAGAAGCCTGATCGACATCTGCTACGACGAAAGCTGGCAGCAGGCCGAGCTCACGCGGGATCCGCGCGCGAATGGCTCCGTCACCGATTTTCGCGTTCGCAAGTGCATCAAGATGATGTCGGAGAGCCCCGGCGCCGAGATCGAGCTCGATACCATCGCGCGCGAATCCGGCCTGTCGCGACCGCATTTCTACCGGCTGTTCCGCACCCAGACCGGCGTTACCCCTCACCTCTATCTCAACACGCTGATGATGGAGCAGGCGCTGGAGGCGCTGGTGGCGAGCGAAGCGCCGATCGCCGATATCGGCTTCGATCTCGGCTTCTCCTCGCAGAGCGGGTTCACCCGTTTCTTCGCCGCCAATGTCGGGATGGCGCCGACCGATTATCGCCGCGCGGCCAAGGTTTTGCGCGGCTGA